TTCGCCAACAACGCCATCGCAGCGCGTATGTCATCATCAGAAAAGTTATCGAGCATGATGATACTTGGCTTAAAATCAAGTGCTGCTAGTAGCTCCTCTGTATTTCGAACCTCAACCTCCCACGGCATATAGAACGGCTTCTGGTCGAGGATCCTCTGCAAAGCTCCACGCA
The genomic region above belongs to Pseudomonadota bacterium and contains:
- a CDS encoding nicotinate-nucleotide diphosphorylase (carboxylating); this encodes RGALQRILDQKPFYMPWEVEVRNTEELLAALDFKPSIIMLDNFSDDDIRAAMALLAKSPYRPLIEVSGAVTKKRLSALRELGVDAVSAGFLTTHAPNVDISMRMVNPS